Below is a window of bacterium DNA.
CTCTGCGGTGAATTGTTATCTGAACGATTACAATTACTTTTATATACTATTTTCTCTTATTTGTCAAGATTTTTTAACATTTTTTCAAAATATTAGTGGCGACAAATTATCTCTAAAGATAAACTTTCCCTTCAAATTACTGAACTTAGAAAGTATTAAAGTTGGCATATTCACTACCACCCCCCTTATTTCATTCTCTTAACCCACTTAAATATATTCTCTATAATTTCCTCAAGAAAGCCTATCCTTTCTTCGTTAAGATTATTTACAAAGCTAATAATCTTTGAAGATAATAGTTCTTTTCGAGTTAAGAAAATATCTGAGTTAGAGAAAGAAAATAACTCCGAGAGAGTAATTCCTAATGCATGAGCGATTTTCTTAAGGATGGTAATAGTTGGATTAACCTCTGCCCTTTCTATCTGGCCAAGATATTTAGGAGTTATTTCTACCTTTTCAGATAAACTCTCTTGAGTAAATTTTTGTGTCTTTCTAAGAGACCGAATACTTTTTCCTAAGTTCTTTCAAAAAATAAATCTTGTGTTATCAACAGGTTACAAATTAGAAAGATTAAGGTTTGGCACTTCAGATTTGCGTTTCATAAAATTAATTTGACCGTTTTCTCCAAAATTGATAAGGAAAGGAATTTGGGAGAAGGAAAAGTTTGCGGTCTGTGAAGACCAATTAACTCAACGCCCAATTTTATCCAAGAGCGTAAAAAGGAGGTGGAGGTGAGAAGGCTATGCAAATAGATAAAATTCTGGTTAGTCTTCGCCGCAGACATCAGCAGAAATATAGATAAAGTTAAATACTTTAGGACACGAGGCAATTTTCTTGTGTAACATTTGATTAAATCTTTTCTTTCTGCCATTCTAAAACTTCCTTTAAAGCCCTACTGATTATCTTAATAGTTTTATCATCACCTCTTCTGATTAGTTCTATAATCTCTGAAATTATTATCTCATGCTGTGATAGTAACTTTGCCGGAGGAAAGGTAAAAAGTTCATTAATCTCAATATTAAGTCCCTTAGCAATTTTTTCAATACTCTCAATGGATAAATTTCTTTCTCCTCGTTCTACAGCTCCAATGTAAGTATTATGCAAGTTGGCCCTCTCCCCTAATTCTTCCTGTGTTAATCCTAATGCCTTTCTTAATTCCCTTATTCTATTTCCCAG
It encodes the following:
- a CDS encoding helix-turn-helix transcriptional regulator; amino-acid sequence: MRSLRKTQKFTQESLSEKVEITPKYLGQIERAEVNPTITILKKIAHALGITLSELFSFSNSDIFLTRKELLSSKIISFVNNLNEERIGFLEEIIENIFKWVKRMK
- a CDS encoding helix-turn-helix transcriptional regulator; this encodes MEELRIKLGNRIRELRKALGLTQEELGERANLHNTYIGAVERGERNLSIESIEKIAKGLNIEINELFTFPPAKLLSQHEIIISEIIELIRRGDDKTIKIISRALKEVLEWQKEKI